Proteins encoded in a region of the Ornithodoros turicata isolate Travis chromosome 3, ASM3712646v1, whole genome shotgun sequence genome:
- the LOC135389598 gene encoding uncharacterized protein LOC135389598 gives MEKPATDECPYCDRCFSTGARQLKSQGSVKTGGTCLAHMTVCKDGTEVRVNYQSSHLGHNFELCHTTLSTTEKAGIAAKLQEGVTMDAVLDGIRNNLDGTLDRIHLATRQDLHNIMRDFKITYNEKLHENDYISGELLDEKDFLLVIMMPPQEQLLKALGTDRLCIDGTHGTTGIDKLQALHKFLTEVAKGFSPCVCVIPIGFDFELVTLLCVDEFGSGFPCAFCITSRTDYVAMKIFFGAIKERTGILHVNTFMSDDAPAFYNAWKDTMGKADRQLLCTWHVDKNWRENIRKHVKGKEAQEFTYKALRTLMDEADEGRFQELLKAFLEECATQPAMELFLKYFTRHYAGRTNVWAACYRIGAGINTNMRLEALHRVLKYCYLQGKHNKRVDRLISALLRLMKNKLFDRLIKFSKNVPGAQVKEIVKRHEAGVHIPQEHICNVGTYQWSVKSQSSEGVSYTVTQQPNTDCTSSTCSFRCPKCVICVHNFTCTCIDNTVRLGLCKHIHAVAATLMNAGHLKETVLQLDEQVRYCVHYTLLQGCCACMISFT, from the exons ATGGAGAAACCAGCTACGGATGAATGTCCGTACTGCGATCGGTGTTTCA GCACAGGTGCAAGACAGTTGAAGTCCCAAGGCAGTGTTAAAACTGGTGGGACATGTCTAGCACACATGACAGTCTGCAAGGATGGTACAGAAGTGAGAGTGAATTACCAGAGTTCACACCTGGGGCACAATTTTGAGTTGTGCCACACTACTTTGTCTACAACTGAAAAGGCGGGTATTGCAG CAAAACTGCAAGAAGGCGTGACCATGGACGCTGTCTTGGATGGCATACGCAACAACCTCGATGGAACCCTTGACCGCATACACCTGGCGACACGACAAGATCTCCACAATATAATGAGAGATTTCAAAATCACCTACAATGAAAAGCTTCATGAAAATGATTACATCAGT GGTGAGCTGCTTGATGAAAAAGATTTCCTGCTTGTCATTATGATGCCACCACAAGAGCAACTCCTAAAGGCCCTTGGCACTGACAGACTATGCATTGACGGCACTCATGGGACTACAGGTATTGATAAGCTGCAAGCTCTACACAAGTT CTTAACTGAAGTTGCAAAGGGATTCTCACCCTGTGTCTGTGTCATCCCCATAGGTTTCGACTTTGAACTTGTGACGCTCCTATGTGTTGACGAGTTTGGCAGCGGGTTTCCTTGCGCTTTCTGCATCACAAGTCGCACAGACTATGTAGCCATGAAGATCTTCTTTGGTGCCATAAAAGAAAGAACTGGAATCCTGCACGTAAATACCTTCATGAGTGATGATGCACCAGCGTTTTACAATGCCTGGAAAGACACCATGGGAAAGGCTGACCGGCAACTACTATGCACATGGCATGTGGATAAAAACTGGAGAGAAAACATCAGAAAGCATGTAAAAGGCAAAGAAGCACAGGAGTTCACATACAAG GCTTTGCGGACATTAATGGACGAAGCAGATGAAGGCAGGTTCCAAGAGCTGTTGAAAGCCTTTCTTGAAGAGTGTGCAACTCAGCCGGCAATGGAACTCTTTTTAAAGTACTTTACGCGCCACTATGCTGGACGAACGAATGTCTGGGCAGCTTGCTACCGCATAGGGGCCGGGATAAACACAAACATGCGGCTTGAGGCACTGCATAGGGTTCTCAAGTATTGCTACCTTCAAGGGAAGCACAATAAGAGGGTAGATAGGCTCATATCAGCTCTCTTGAGACTTATGAAAAACAAGCTGTTTGATCGCTTGATCAAGTTTTCTAAGAATGTGCCCGGGGCACAAGTAAAGGAAATCGTCAAACGGCATGAAGCTGGTGTTCACATTCCGCAAGAACACATATGTAATGTTGGCACATACCAATGGTCAGTGAAGTCACAGTCTTCTGAGGGTGTGTCGTACACTGTGACACAGCAGCCAAACACTGACTGTACTTCATCGACATGCAGCTTCAGGTGTCCAAAATGTGTCATATGTGTCCACAACTTTACTTGCACATGTATCGACAACACAGTGAGGCTTGGTCTTTGCAAGCATATCCACGCAGTTGCTGCCACTCTGATGAACGCTGGACACCTGAAAGAAACTGTACTGCAACTGGATGAACAGGTACGATATTGTGTGCATTATACGCTTTTACAAGGGTGTTGTGCATGCATGATTTCATTCACATGA